One region of Corynebacterium capitovis DSM 44611 genomic DNA includes:
- the ruvB gene encoding Holliday junction branch migration DNA helicase RuvB, with product MADVEKTEFSLPAGSGRPVHSPLQPAETGDERDVEKSLRPKSITEFIGQPKVRQQLNLVLAGARRRAVTPDHILLSGPPGLGKTTMAMIIAQELGTSLRMTSGPALERAGDLAAMLSNLMEGDVLFIDEIHRIARPAEEMLYMAMEDFRIDVIVGKGPGATSIPLEIPPFTLVGATTRAGMLTGPLRDRFGFTAQMEFYDVDDLTRVITRAAGILGVLITPDAAVEIASRSRGTPRIANRLLRRVRDWADVNGDGRVDIAAARAALDVFDVDELGLDRLDRAVLDSLIRGHGGGPVGVGTLAIAVGEEPATVEEVCEPYLVRAGLMARTGRGRVATASAWHHLGLTPPPDAPGQLNLL from the coding sequence ATGGCTGACGTGGAGAAAACCGAGTTCTCCCTCCCCGCCGGTTCAGGCCGGCCTGTACACTCGCCGCTTCAGCCGGCGGAGACTGGCGACGAGCGCGACGTCGAAAAGTCGCTACGCCCGAAGTCAATCACCGAGTTCATCGGGCAACCGAAAGTCCGCCAGCAACTCAACCTCGTCCTCGCCGGCGCGCGCCGGCGAGCGGTGACCCCGGACCACATCTTGCTGTCCGGGCCGCCCGGGTTGGGCAAGACGACTATGGCAATGATCATCGCGCAGGAGTTGGGAACGTCCTTGCGCATGACGTCGGGCCCCGCCCTTGAGCGCGCAGGCGATCTCGCAGCGATGCTCTCAAATCTCATGGAGGGCGATGTCCTCTTTATTGACGAAATCCACCGCATTGCCCGGCCGGCGGAAGAGATGCTCTACATGGCGATGGAGGATTTCCGCATCGACGTCATCGTCGGAAAGGGCCCCGGGGCGACGTCGATCCCGCTGGAGATTCCCCCCTTTACCCTTGTCGGGGCCACCACCCGCGCAGGCATGCTGACCGGCCCGCTGCGGGACCGGTTCGGTTTCACCGCGCAAATGGAGTTTTACGACGTTGATGATCTCACGCGGGTGATTACCCGGGCCGCGGGAATCCTCGGGGTGCTCATCACCCCCGACGCGGCGGTCGAGATCGCCTCCCGTTCGCGCGGGACGCCGCGCATTGCCAACAGGTTGCTGCGCCGAGTGCGTGACTGGGCAGATGTGAACGGTGACGGCAGGGTAGATATTGCCGCCGCACGCGCAGCCTTAGACGTCTTCGACGTCGATGAACTAGGTCTCGACCGCTTAGACCGTGCGGTGCTTGATTCGCTCATCCGCGGGCACGGGGGTGGTCCGGTCGGCGTGGGCACGCTTGCAATCGCCGTCGGTGAAGAACCCGCCACCGTGGAGGAGGTGTGCGAGCCGTATCTCGTCCGCGCTGGCTTGATGGCGCGTACCGGGCGCGGTCGTGTGGCAACTGCCTCCGCATGGCACCACCTTGGTCTCACCCCGCCGCCGGACGCGCCCGGACAACTGAATCTTCTGTAG
- the secD gene encoding protein translocase subunit SecD yields the protein MSVNKARSRNAESKRAWPVRALAGFALLVVALYSLVFFTGDRAATPKLGIDLQGGTRVTLVPQGEPTRDQLEDARTIIENRVNGMGVSGASVVVDGNTLVITAAGDDTSAIRTLGQTSQLAFRPVLTSPTPDVATVLDVTADTASTWVKYGIIAKDEAQTVVDELSTQLAAGGEAQSRPVDAQPLPATDGPVAATQRRSETAEVLRETRQSQDPTVQFAALTLMSGVCASSTASSTSDAMAGSDAPDLPLVACDSTSKQPLLLGEVPLLNGQTAPNGERLTGNQIDTGRTISGGFNPQTSQMEISFAFSQQGDSNGSATWAQLTSEMIGQQVAITLDSQVISAPVIQGATPVGSATSITGDFTQEEAENLANNLRYGALPLSFVGEDGQPGGTATTVPPSLGLASLKAGLYAGLAGLVLVALFVFAYYRLFGLISLFTLVASGVVVYGSLVLLGRWIGYSLDLSGIAGLIIGIGTTADSFVVIYERIKDEVRNGRTFRSATARGWERARETVVTGNMVTLIGAVIIYFLAVGDVKGFAFTMGLTTIFDLVVTFLVTAPLMVLASRNRFWSRPAVNGMSKVFNLADANRAATAPVKEN from the coding sequence GTGTCCGTAAACAAAGCGCGTTCACGAAACGCGGAATCGAAGCGGGCGTGGCCTGTTAGGGCCCTAGCCGGCTTCGCGCTCCTCGTCGTGGCTTTATACTCGCTGGTTTTCTTCACGGGGGATCGCGCCGCGACACCGAAGTTAGGCATCGACCTGCAGGGAGGCACGCGCGTGACGTTGGTGCCGCAGGGTGAACCGACGCGGGATCAGCTGGAGGACGCCCGCACCATCATTGAAAACCGTGTTAACGGGATGGGGGTAAGTGGGGCATCGGTTGTCGTCGACGGAAATACTCTCGTTATCACCGCGGCGGGGGATGATACCTCCGCGATCCGCACCCTCGGTCAGACGTCGCAGCTTGCATTCCGCCCGGTGCTGACCAGTCCCACTCCCGACGTGGCCACGGTTCTCGACGTCACTGCGGACACGGCTTCTACGTGGGTAAAGTATGGCATTATCGCCAAGGACGAGGCGCAGACCGTCGTTGACGAGCTGTCCACCCAGCTCGCGGCGGGTGGGGAAGCGCAATCGCGCCCGGTCGATGCGCAACCCCTACCGGCCACGGACGGGCCGGTCGCCGCAACGCAGCGCCGGTCGGAGACCGCCGAGGTCCTGCGCGAGACGCGCCAATCCCAGGATCCCACTGTGCAATTCGCGGCACTGACTCTCATGTCCGGGGTTTGTGCTTCCTCCACCGCTTCCTCCACCTCCGACGCGATGGCTGGATCAGATGCCCCCGATCTGCCCCTTGTCGCATGCGACTCGACATCCAAGCAGCCTCTTCTCCTCGGAGAGGTGCCCCTGCTCAACGGGCAGACCGCCCCAAATGGGGAACGGCTGACCGGTAACCAGATTGACACCGGCCGCACCATCAGTGGCGGTTTTAACCCGCAGACCAGCCAGATGGAAATCAGCTTTGCGTTCTCCCAGCAGGGCGATTCCAACGGCTCCGCGACGTGGGCCCAGCTCACCAGCGAGATGATTGGGCAGCAAGTCGCCATCACGCTGGATTCGCAGGTCATCTCGGCCCCAGTCATTCAAGGCGCCACCCCGGTGGGATCCGCCACGTCGATCACCGGTGATTTCACTCAGGAAGAGGCGGAGAACCTGGCCAACAACCTGCGATATGGTGCGCTGCCCTTGTCCTTCGTCGGCGAGGACGGGCAGCCCGGTGGTACAGCGACGACGGTCCCGCCGTCGCTGGGTCTCGCATCGCTCAAGGCTGGCCTGTACGCGGGTCTCGCAGGCCTCGTCCTAGTGGCGCTGTTTGTCTTCGCGTATTACCGGCTGTTCGGCCTCATTTCTCTGTTCACGCTTGTCGCGTCCGGGGTGGTTGTTTACGGCAGCCTTGTCCTGCTGGGACGGTGGATCGGTTACTCCCTAGACTTGTCCGGCATTGCTGGGTTGATCATCGGTATCGGTACCACGGCCGATTCCTTTGTGGTCATCTACGAGCGCATCAAGGACGAGGTACGCAACGGCAGAACCTTCCGCTCCGCCACCGCCCGCGGCTGGGAGCGCGCACGTGAAACTGTTGTTACAGGCAATATGGTCACGTTGATCGGCGCGGTGATTATCTACTTCCTCGCAGTCGGGGACGTCAAAGGTTTCGCATTCACGATGGGTTTGACCACTATCTTCGACCTCGTGGTCACCTTCCTGGTCACCGCGCCGCTGATGGTCTTGGCGTCCCGAAATCGTTTCTGGTCTCGGCCCGCGGTCAACGGAATGAGCAAGGTCTTCAATCTTGCCGACGCTAACCGCGCCGCCACCGCTCCCGTGAAGGAGAACTAA
- the secF gene encoding protein translocase subunit SecF: MSTSTSATSGATVSTPVPAARSRYDRLYSGDGAINFIGRSKLWYTIAAALLAVSILAIVFRGFSLGIDFEGGTKLSMPAGDLVAEQVESTFSEATGVDPELTQVVGAGDSRVLEINSQHLSQEQIDAARQAIYEKYRPVNSEGQATADAIGDSTVSESWGSTITNRMILAMAAFLVAATSYVALRLEREMAIAAMVALLVDGVLILGTYALFGLEVTPAMVIGLLTVLTFSIYDTVIVFDKVKENTAGVLGSRRSTYAEEANRAVNQTVMRSISTTVISALPIIALLVVAVWLMGVGALRDLALIQLIGVIEGVFSSLFLATPLLVTLINRRKAHRDHNAAVEAYRSGASDDAPSDTSEVKRTVAAPSVTTTASWRPTSR, translated from the coding sequence ATGAGTACGTCTACGTCAGCCACCTCAGGCGCCACCGTCTCCACACCCGTGCCGGCAGCGAGGTCGAGATATGACCGCCTTTACTCTGGCGACGGAGCAATCAACTTCATCGGCCGCTCCAAGCTGTGGTACACCATCGCCGCCGCCCTCCTCGCCGTGTCGATCCTCGCCATCGTGTTCAGAGGTTTCAGCCTCGGCATCGACTTCGAGGGCGGGACGAAACTGAGCATGCCCGCCGGTGACCTGGTAGCTGAGCAGGTGGAGTCGACGTTCTCCGAGGCCACCGGGGTAGACCCAGAGCTGACGCAGGTTGTTGGCGCGGGGGATAGCAGGGTCCTGGAAATCAACTCGCAGCACCTTAGCCAAGAGCAAATCGACGCCGCGCGTCAGGCGATTTATGAAAAGTACCGCCCGGTGAACTCGGAGGGCCAGGCCACCGCGGACGCGATTGGAGACTCAACCGTTTCGGAGAGCTGGGGCTCGACGATCACCAACCGGATGATTCTTGCGATGGCCGCCTTCCTTGTTGCCGCGACGTCGTACGTCGCCCTGCGACTAGAGCGCGAAATGGCGATCGCCGCGATGGTTGCGCTTCTCGTCGACGGAGTGCTCATCCTGGGCACCTACGCGCTGTTCGGGTTGGAGGTAACGCCCGCGATGGTGATCGGCTTGCTGACCGTGCTCACCTTTTCGATCTACGACACCGTCATCGTTTTCGACAAGGTGAAAGAGAACACCGCGGGAGTGCTCGGTTCGCGGCGATCCACGTACGCCGAAGAGGCCAACCGAGCGGTGAACCAAACCGTGATGCGCTCAATCTCCACGACGGTCATATCGGCCTTACCCATCATCGCCCTCCTGGTCGTCGCCGTTTGGCTGATGGGTGTCGGCGCGTTGCGAGATCTAGCCTTGATCCAGCTCATTGGCGTCATCGAAGGCGTCTTCTCCTCCCTGTTCTTGGCCACCCCTCTGCTGGTGACCTTGATTAACCGGCGAAAGGCGCACCGGGATCACAATGCCGCGGTAGAGGCGTATCGTTCCGGCGCATCAGACGATGCTCCCTCCGATACTTCCGAGGTCAAGCGCACCGTCGCCGCCCCGTCGGTGACGACGACCGCCTCGTGGCGTCCCACCTCGCGATAG
- a CDS encoding ABC transporter substrate-binding protein → MRQASATFALIAVALAGCSRPMGTEESNLDHFGYQLAGELSTTNAGTEVGDSEMAEQVSGRLFPGVFVPGPNGQMIPNSDLVTTQVLPGTQRRVVYTLSDEATFSDGEPVTCTDYFLAFTAGQRPEVFGSHMPLYSEAESMSCTPDSKEFTVVFKEGGGARWRGLFSGGTVVPAHAVAARLGMTVEDLHARLSEGDEEELGQIASVWRDAFSLRAFDSAMQVSFGPYRIESVGSSGDVELVANESYYGDAARIPNIVVWPASSDSAALREAGAVRVAELTEPDPAWLDLNVEGNPFEVVSASGELTDSLIFSTTGHWSEPAARRALAACVDPSAAAAASRAASGVEVAAHQVHLVSPNDALARRFDDIVTPRAAVDIASAAAFAGSTVRIGRAGASTSEAAIVDSIRASCEPAGISVVDAGANMTRQSLTGEGAAADVLLQPVDPATEYPGPTSRAQDLDALRREETRLWDILDTLPLASHPRNFAVDRRVGNVVEYSGSAGIGWNMDRWQAVSDNSGSTASEK, encoded by the coding sequence GTGCGACAGGCATCTGCCACGTTCGCGTTGATCGCCGTTGCCCTAGCCGGGTGCTCCCGGCCTATGGGAACCGAGGAGTCGAACCTCGACCACTTTGGGTACCAGCTGGCCGGGGAGTTATCCACGACTAACGCCGGCACCGAGGTTGGTGACTCGGAGATGGCCGAGCAGGTCTCAGGCCGACTTTTTCCTGGGGTGTTCGTTCCCGGTCCAAACGGCCAGATGATTCCAAATTCCGACTTGGTCACTACCCAGGTTCTTCCCGGAACACAACGGAGGGTGGTTTACACGCTGTCGGATGAGGCGACGTTCTCCGACGGTGAGCCGGTGACCTGTACGGACTATTTTCTCGCCTTTACAGCCGGCCAACGCCCTGAGGTGTTTGGCTCCCACATGCCCCTGTATTCCGAAGCCGAGAGCATGTCGTGTACCCCAGACTCGAAAGAGTTCACGGTGGTCTTCAAGGAAGGTGGCGGTGCGCGCTGGCGGGGCCTTTTCAGCGGGGGAACCGTCGTGCCCGCTCACGCAGTCGCCGCTCGACTGGGTATGACCGTTGAGGATCTCCATGCGCGACTCAGCGAGGGCGATGAGGAAGAATTAGGCCAGATCGCGAGCGTGTGGCGCGATGCCTTTTCGCTTCGCGCATTCGACTCGGCCATGCAGGTTTCTTTTGGGCCGTACCGGATTGAATCCGTCGGCAGTTCGGGTGACGTTGAGCTCGTGGCGAACGAATCGTACTACGGTGATGCCGCGCGCATCCCCAATATCGTCGTATGGCCCGCTAGCTCGGATTCCGCTGCGTTGCGTGAGGCGGGCGCCGTGCGGGTAGCGGAGTTGACGGAGCCCGACCCTGCGTGGCTAGACCTCAATGTGGAGGGCAACCCCTTCGAGGTCGTCTCCGCCTCAGGAGAGCTCACAGACAGCCTGATATTCAGCACTACAGGCCACTGGTCGGAGCCGGCTGCGCGGCGGGCGCTTGCCGCGTGCGTGGACCCGAGCGCGGCCGCGGCTGCCTCGAGAGCAGCGAGCGGCGTCGAGGTTGCGGCTCACCAGGTTCACCTGGTGTCGCCGAACGACGCATTGGCGCGCCGCTTCGATGACATCGTGACACCGCGCGCGGCGGTGGATATTGCCAGCGCGGCAGCGTTCGCGGGGTCGACGGTGAGGATCGGGCGCGCGGGTGCGTCGACAAGCGAGGCGGCGATCGTCGATTCAATCCGTGCGTCGTGCGAACCAGCAGGGATTTCCGTGGTCGACGCCGGTGCGAACATGACCCGGCAAAGTCTGACGGGGGAGGGCGCTGCGGCCGATGTGCTCCTGCAACCCGTCGACCCAGCAACCGAGTATCCGGGGCCGACGAGCAGGGCGCAGGACTTGGACGCCCTCCGCAGGGAAGAGACCCGCCTGTGGGACATCCTAGATACGCTCCCGCTAGCATCCCACCCGCGCAACTTCGCTGTAGACCGGCGCGTCGGTAACGTAGTTGAGTATTCTGGCTCGGCCGGCATCGGGTGGAACATGGACCGCTGGCAGGCAGTTTCAGACAACAGCGGTTCGACCGCATCGGAAAAGTGA
- a CDS encoding adenine phosphoribosyltransferase, producing MATTPSTPAKHTTHGPEKTYASAAEALADKIRRVPDFPDQGVVFEDLTPVLADGPALHRVIADLARASEHFGAEVIGGLDARGFLLGSAVAYELGLGILAIRKKGKLPPPVLTQEYVTEYSTAALEIPADGVDLRGKKVVLVDDVLATGGTLVAATDLIERAGGSVVGYVVVLEVEGLGGRERLGDAPLAVLASEPGGDS from the coding sequence GTGGCAACGACACCTTCCACACCAGCGAAACATACGACACACGGCCCAGAGAAGACGTACGCCTCCGCAGCCGAAGCTTTGGCCGACAAGATCAGGCGCGTCCCCGATTTCCCGGACCAGGGCGTGGTTTTTGAGGACCTCACGCCCGTTCTTGCCGACGGTCCCGCCCTGCATCGGGTTATCGCCGACCTCGCCCGGGCTAGCGAGCATTTCGGAGCTGAGGTCATCGGCGGGCTCGACGCGCGCGGTTTCCTTCTTGGCTCCGCCGTGGCCTACGAGCTGGGGCTGGGGATTCTGGCTATCCGTAAGAAGGGCAAGCTTCCCCCGCCGGTGTTGACGCAGGAGTACGTCACCGAGTACAGCACTGCGGCGCTAGAGATTCCCGCGGATGGAGTCGACCTGCGGGGCAAGAAGGTCGTCCTTGTCGACGACGTCCTGGCCACAGGCGGCACCCTCGTTGCGGCGACCGACCTCATCGAGAGGGCGGGTGGTAGCGTCGTTGGATACGTCGTTGTCCTCGAAGTCGAGGGGCTGGGCGGTCGCGAGAGGCTCGGCGATGCGCCTCTTGCCGTCCTAGCCAGCGAGCCGGGCGGGGACAGCTAG
- a CDS encoding RelA/SpoT family protein — MANEKSSKRPVSSVPSVRSVSARLARSLTGGGRVKVNPVLDPLLSVHRRYHPRADAELLNRAYTTAERLHEGVYRKSGDPYITHPLAVATICGEIGMDTTTLVAALLHDTVEDTDFSLEDLTRDFGPEVARLVDGVTKLDKVALGAAAEAETIRKMIVAMAEDPRVLVIKVADRLHNMRTMRFLPPEKQAKKARETLDVIAPLAHRLGMASVKWELEDLAFAILYPKKYEEIVRLVADRAPSRDRALKEITQQLQAELKANNIEAEVMGRPKHYWSIYQKMVVRGRDFNEIFDLVGLRVLVDNVHDCYAAIGVVHALYSAMPGRFKDYISNPRFGVYQSLHTTVMTDSGRALEVQVRTHEMHYNAEFGVAAHWRYKETKGSHKGDQAEVDQMAWMRQLLDWQKEAADPNEFLDSLRYDLTSQQIFAFTPKGDVVNLPAGSTPVDFAYAVHTEVGHRCIGAKVNGKLVALESELKSGDRVEVFTSKDENAGPSRDWQDFVVSPRAKTKIRQWFAKERREEYLETGRDALAAEVQRGGLPLHRLFTSDSMRQVANRLHYPDVDALYTAIGAGNVSAQHVAKMLTDMFGDVEDAVDALAARTPMSELVRTAVRGPGPGILVEGSPDVMAKLAKCCQPVPGDDIFGFVTRGGGVSVHRTDCTNATKLKDEPQRLIGVSWSAGSSAGGASVATLQVEALDRQGLLAELTGALSEQKLPIMSLSSRTGDDYVANVRFTVGVSDTKQLGSLINQVRNIEGVFDVYRVTA, encoded by the coding sequence ATGGCAAACGAGAAGAGCTCGAAACGGCCGGTCTCCAGTGTGCCGAGCGTGCGCAGTGTATCGGCGCGCCTCGCTCGCTCCCTCACGGGCGGCGGTCGCGTCAAGGTCAACCCTGTCCTCGACCCCCTTCTGTCCGTGCACCGACGTTACCACCCCCGCGCGGACGCCGAATTACTCAATCGCGCCTATACGACGGCCGAGCGCCTCCACGAGGGGGTGTACCGGAAATCGGGGGACCCGTACATCACGCATCCGCTGGCGGTGGCGACCATCTGCGGGGAGATCGGCATGGACACCACCACGCTGGTGGCGGCCCTGCTCCATGACACCGTCGAGGACACCGACTTTTCCCTCGAGGACCTCACCCGAGACTTCGGCCCCGAAGTGGCCAGGCTTGTCGACGGCGTCACGAAACTCGACAAGGTCGCCCTGGGCGCGGCGGCTGAGGCGGAGACGATCCGCAAGATGATCGTGGCCATGGCGGAAGACCCGCGCGTATTGGTGATCAAGGTAGCGGACCGGTTGCACAACATGCGCACCATGCGTTTCTTGCCGCCGGAGAAGCAGGCGAAGAAGGCGCGCGAGACCCTCGACGTCATCGCGCCTCTCGCTCACCGCCTGGGAATGGCAAGCGTCAAATGGGAGCTGGAGGACCTCGCCTTCGCCATCCTCTACCCGAAGAAGTACGAAGAGATCGTTCGCCTGGTGGCGGATCGCGCCCCGTCCCGCGACCGGGCGCTGAAAGAGATTACACAGCAGCTGCAGGCGGAACTCAAGGCGAACAACATCGAGGCCGAGGTCATGGGCCGCCCGAAACACTACTGGTCGATTTACCAGAAGATGGTGGTGCGGGGCCGCGACTTCAACGAGATTTTCGACCTTGTGGGTCTGCGGGTGCTCGTCGATAATGTGCACGACTGTTACGCCGCAATCGGCGTCGTCCATGCCCTGTACTCCGCGATGCCAGGGCGATTCAAAGACTATATTTCCAACCCGCGGTTCGGGGTGTACCAGTCTCTGCACACCACGGTAATGACGGACAGCGGCCGCGCTCTCGAGGTTCAAGTGCGCACGCACGAAATGCACTACAATGCTGAGTTCGGCGTCGCCGCGCACTGGCGATACAAGGAGACGAAGGGCTCGCATAAGGGGGACCAGGCCGAGGTTGACCAGATGGCGTGGATGCGCCAGCTGCTGGACTGGCAGAAGGAAGCGGCGGACCCGAACGAGTTCCTCGATTCGCTCCGCTACGACCTGACAAGCCAGCAGATCTTCGCCTTCACCCCGAAAGGGGACGTGGTGAACCTCCCGGCCGGTTCCACCCCGGTTGACTTCGCCTACGCCGTGCACACCGAGGTCGGACACAGGTGCATCGGCGCGAAGGTGAACGGCAAGCTTGTCGCCCTTGAATCGGAGCTCAAGTCCGGTGACAGGGTAGAGGTCTTTACGTCCAAGGACGAAAATGCCGGGCCGTCCCGCGACTGGCAGGACTTCGTAGTGTCACCGCGCGCGAAGACGAAGATCCGGCAGTGGTTCGCCAAGGAACGTCGCGAAGAGTACCTGGAGACAGGGCGGGACGCGCTGGCCGCGGAGGTGCAGCGCGGTGGGTTACCTCTGCACCGCCTCTTCACCTCCGACTCGATGCGTCAAGTGGCCAACCGGCTGCACTACCCAGACGTGGATGCGCTGTACACCGCAATCGGCGCCGGGAACGTTTCGGCGCAGCACGTGGCAAAGATGCTGACCGACATGTTCGGCGACGTCGAAGACGCGGTTGACGCGCTCGCCGCGCGCACGCCGATGTCGGAGCTGGTCAGGACCGCGGTGCGCGGACCCGGGCCGGGGATCCTCGTTGAGGGAAGCCCCGACGTGATGGCGAAGTTGGCGAAATGCTGCCAACCGGTCCCCGGTGACGACATCTTTGGCTTTGTCACCCGAGGCGGCGGCGTGTCAGTGCACCGAACGGATTGCACAAACGCGACCAAGCTGAAGGACGAGCCGCAACGACTCATCGGGGTGTCGTGGTCCGCCGGCTCGTCCGCTGGGGGAGCGTCGGTTGCGACGCTGCAGGTCGAGGC